A genomic segment from Leptolyngbya boryana PCC 6306 encodes:
- a CDS encoding ABC transporter permease subunit (The N-terminal region of this protein, as described by TIGR01726, is a three transmembrane segment that identifies a subfamily of ABC transporter permease subunits, which specificities that include histidine, arginine, glutamine, glutamate, L-cystine (sic), the opines (in Agrobacterium) octopine and nopaline, etc.), which yields MKWRAIALALICTLFVVLNPLRSLSQPVLNIAVEPVYAPFEFRNGAGELQGFDIDLIREIGKVAGFGVRFQNISFDGIIPSLQAGTVDAAVGAMTITPARSEVVSFSRPYFKAGLAIASPKSQPIGSLEELNGKTIAVQIGTTGAQTAQKIPNAQIRTFDASVIALQELKNGNVAAVVHDAPILQYALKTGNLQNIQVSGQLLTEEYLGIPTPKNSPNLERINQGLGTILSNGTYRTIYRKWFNTEPPALPEAVPNATNQTQSNWFTTITSALPLLLAGTLITLQLAVISIAIGLVAGSLIGIARLSKTKPVRWLARAYVDFFRGTPLLVQIFMIYFGIPALIQELGIEFSFDRFIAAVVALSLNSAAYIAEIVRAGIVSIEVGQTEAAASLGLDTTQTLRYVIFPQALRRMLPPLGNTFISLLKDTTLVAIIGFEELFRQGQLIVAENYRPFELYAIVSLIYLALTLLSSQLFSYLERRMNPVHHVQKRDRAVVPQ from the coding sequence ATGAAATGGCGTGCAATTGCTTTAGCTCTGATTTGTACATTGTTCGTTGTCTTGAATCCGCTGCGATCGCTCAGTCAGCCCGTCCTCAATATTGCGGTCGAGCCTGTGTATGCCCCATTTGAGTTTCGTAACGGAGCGGGAGAGCTTCAAGGATTTGATATTGATTTGATTCGAGAGATTGGTAAAGTCGCCGGGTTTGGGGTGCGATTTCAGAATATTTCTTTTGATGGAATTATTCCATCCTTACAGGCGGGAACAGTTGATGCAGCGGTCGGGGCAATGACGATTACACCTGCAAGGTCAGAGGTCGTTTCATTCTCGCGCCCTTACTTTAAGGCAGGACTCGCGATCGCGTCTCCAAAAAGTCAGCCTATTGGTTCGCTAGAAGAACTGAACGGCAAAACGATCGCAGTGCAAATCGGAACGACAGGAGCGCAAACTGCACAGAAGATTCCGAATGCTCAGATTCGGACGTTTGATGCCTCTGTGATAGCTCTGCAAGAACTGAAAAATGGCAATGTTGCGGCTGTGGTTCATGATGCGCCGATTCTGCAATACGCGCTCAAAACGGGGAACTTGCAAAATATTCAGGTCAGTGGTCAGCTTTTGACAGAGGAGTACTTGGGCATTCCAACTCCGAAAAACTCCCCGAACTTAGAGCGAATCAATCAAGGGTTAGGCACGATTCTCAGCAATGGAACATACCGAACGATTTATCGCAAATGGTTTAATACAGAGCCACCTGCTTTACCCGAAGCAGTTCCAAATGCGACGAATCAGACCCAGTCGAACTGGTTCACAACCATTACGAGCGCACTTCCGCTTCTTTTAGCAGGAACGTTGATTACGCTGCAACTGGCTGTGATTTCGATTGCCATTGGTTTAGTTGCTGGTTCATTGATTGGGATTGCTCGTCTTTCAAAAACAAAGCCAGTTCGGTGGTTAGCCAGAGCTTATGTTGATTTCTTTCGAGGTACACCGTTGCTGGTTCAGATTTTTATGATCTATTTCGGCATTCCGGCTTTGATTCAAGAACTGGGGATAGAGTTTAGCTTCGATCGCTTTATTGCTGCTGTCGTTGCCTTGAGTTTGAATAGTGCCGCTTACATTGCTGAAATTGTACGCGCGGGAATTGTCTCGATCGAGGTAGGACAAACCGAAGCAGCAGCGTCTTTAGGGCTGGATACTACTCAAACTCTACGGTATGTGATCTTTCCGCAAGCCTTGCGTCGGATGTTACCGCCCTTGGGAAATACGTTTATCTCGTTGCTCAAGGACACAACTTTGGTCGCGATTATTGGATTTGAGGAGCTTTTTCGCCAAGGACAGTTGATTGTTGCTGAGAACTATCGACCCTTTGAGCTTTATGCGATCGTGTCTTTGATCTATCTTGCCTTGACCTTACTGTCATCTCAACTCTTTAGCTATCTGGAGCGACGTATGAATCCAGTACATCACGTTCAGAAACGCGATCGAGCCGTTGTACCCCAATAA
- a CDS encoding transporter substrate-binding domain-containing protein, with protein MTVRRRFILQTGTSFLMTTGVQGCLQTSQNPLQGQPTLKISQALTHQIQRRGYLQVATEDNYAPFEFLLNGKPAGFNHALFARLQQLVPFKIQQSIVPWQGILPGVNYGKYDVALTAVGITDERARFLDFTIPIAESTIAYIKRKGDSSIQSLRSLSGKTLGVQQGGISAAAVPDLSAELEKQGGKIGQVKEYRGFTEAYQDLVNQKLDAVLHNIVSLSLLVDEKPAIFEMGERVGRKSYAAWAVKKGDRELLDFLNQFLQQQQQQGELKKLQQDWFKMTFENLPNVPLLPGDRPIS; from the coding sequence ATGACAGTTCGTAGACGGTTTATTCTTCAGACTGGAACCAGTTTTCTCATGACCACAGGCGTGCAGGGCTGTCTTCAGACTTCTCAAAACCCGCTACAAGGTCAGCCCACGCTCAAAATTAGTCAAGCGCTCACCCATCAGATCCAGCGTCGAGGCTATCTCCAAGTTGCGACTGAGGACAATTATGCTCCTTTCGAGTTTTTACTCAACGGTAAACCAGCGGGCTTTAACCACGCACTGTTTGCACGGCTTCAGCAACTTGTGCCTTTTAAAATTCAACAAAGTATTGTGCCCTGGCAGGGTATTCTGCCTGGTGTGAATTATGGCAAATACGATGTCGCACTCACCGCCGTTGGGATCACTGACGAACGCGCCAGATTTCTCGACTTTACAATCCCGATCGCAGAATCCACGATCGCCTATATCAAACGTAAAGGAGACTCCTCGATTCAAAGTCTTCGCTCCCTCTCTGGGAAAACCCTGGGAGTACAACAAGGAGGAATCTCGGCGGCGGCTGTACCCGACTTATCAGCCGAGTTAGAAAAACAAGGCGGCAAGATCGGACAAGTTAAAGAGTATCGAGGATTTACAGAAGCATATCAGGATTTGGTTAATCAAAAATTAGATGCAGTGCTGCATAATATTGTGTCGTTGTCTCTACTCGTCGATGAAAAACCTGCCATTTTTGAGATGGGAGAGCGAGTTGGGCGCAAATCATATGCAGCTTGGGCAGTGAAGAAAGGCGATCGAGAATTACTAGATTTTTTGAACCAATTTTTACAACAGCAACAGCAGCAGGGAGAACTGAAAAAGCTCCAGCAAGACTGGTTCAA